A region of Panicum virgatum strain AP13 chromosome 8N, P.virgatum_v5, whole genome shotgun sequence DNA encodes the following proteins:
- the LOC120686615 gene encoding uncharacterized protein LOC120686615 isoform X1 yields the protein MDLRSSKVGARRRVESVGDSQTEVQVPTRRVGSDATHPCPRCGLRPTRQDEPAAAAEGSGTKAPSRRKVRVPVQAGGPRKLRKPVMAGSNHGRQQLDGGRDLFVLARNITLSPELLQVISWVGNSGLPAYVCRITGRMADRGIMFFNKECTSRCIKKSDKTMTLSNGEWCVAFHGKIKVYRDGIARFTSGGKVFAESIGITVNSACLFSFCRFPKTGLHATVFILAL from the exons ATGGATCTGAGAAGCTCCAAG GTCGGAGCACGGAGGCGCGTGGAGAGTGTGGGGGATTCGCAAACAGAGGTGCAGGTTCCTACCCGGAGAGTCGGATCGGACGCAACTCACCCGTGTCCGCGCTGTGGTCTTCGCCCGACCAGGCAAGATGAACCAGCCGCAGCGGCCGAGGGGTCTGGCACAAAGGCACCG TCAAGGAGGAAGGTACGGGTGCCAGTACAGGCTGGAGGACCAAGGAAGTTGCGCAAACCAGTCATGGCCGGATCAAACCACGGCAGGCAGCAGTTAGAT GGTGGAAGGGATTTGTTCGTGCTTGCCCGCAACATAACGCTGTCCCCAGAGCTCCTACAAGTCATCTCCTGGGTAGGAAATTCAGGGCTTCCGGCATACGTCTGCCGCATCACAGGCAGAATGGCTGATAGAGGAATCATG TTCTTTAACAAGGAGTGTACTTCAAGATGCATTAAGAAATCAGATAAAACCATGACACTTTCGAACGGGGAATGGTGCGTGGCTTTCCACGGGAAGATCAAGGTCTACAGGGACGGAATTGCAAGGTTCACCAGCGGAGGGAAGGTATTCGCCGAGTCTATCGGCATTACTGTGAACTCAGCATGTTTGTTCAGCTTCTGCCGCTTCCCGAAAACTGGCTTGCATGCGACCGTTTTCATCCTGGCATTATGA
- the LOC120686615 gene encoding uncharacterized protein LOC120686615 isoform X2, whose translation MNQPQRPRGLAQRHRQSGSLTRLMQFFSFLILYLSSVKEEGTGASTGWRTKEVAQTSHGRIKPRQAAVRYGGRDLFVLARNITLSPELLQVISWVGNSGLPAYVCRITGRMADRGIMFFNKECTSRCIKKSDKTMTLSNGEWCVAFHGKIKVYRDGIARFTSGGKVFAESIGITVNSACLFSFCRFPKTGLHATVFILAL comes from the exons ATGAACCAGCCGCAGCGGCCGAGGGGTCTGGCACAAAGGCACCG CCAGTCCGGATCCCTCACCAGGCTGATgcagtttttctcttttttaatCTTGTATCTGAGCTCAGTCAAGGAGGAAGGTACGGGTGCCAGTACAGGCTGGAGGACCAAGGAAGTTGCGCAAACCAGTCATGGCCGGATCAAACCACGGCAGGCAGCAGTTAGATATG GTGGAAGGGATTTGTTCGTGCTTGCCCGCAACATAACGCTGTCCCCAGAGCTCCTACAAGTCATCTCCTGGGTAGGAAATTCAGGGCTTCCGGCATACGTCTGCCGCATCACAGGCAGAATGGCTGATAGAGGAATCATG TTCTTTAACAAGGAGTGTACTTCAAGATGCATTAAGAAATCAGATAAAACCATGACACTTTCGAACGGGGAATGGTGCGTGGCTTTCCACGGGAAGATCAAGGTCTACAGGGACGGAATTGCAAGGTTCACCAGCGGAGGGAAGGTATTCGCCGAGTCTATCGGCATTACTGTGAACTCAGCATGTTTGTTCAGCTTCTGCCGCTTCCCGAAAACTGGCTTGCATGCGACCGTTTTCATCCTGGCATTATGA
- the LOC120686436 gene encoding leucine-rich repeat extensin-like protein 3, with protein MAEKISMIIVVVDLDCHKCYNKIRKILCQLQDCERIRTISFDDKSKTITIVGPFDPHRLACKLRCKGGKVIRDIHIVDNGGGKPPQKMAETPPPAKNGKPKNKDKPPAAEPPPPPMPPPEPAPAPAPEMPPPSPAHQAPTGPDREIAAMVPAFVEEKQPNAKPAELEPPPMSPPRKERPMPMDFPTPMPASMPPPPVKERPPPRPPCRPLEQAAPAEYVIPTVEIPSWPAPPVGPCGCPCCAPCYQGYYEGCRCCCCGRTYAQPLPPPAGCGYRGCRTFSDEDPTAACTIM; from the exons ATGGCAGAGAAG ATCTCCATGATCATCGTCGTGGTTGACCTTGATTGCCACAAGTGCTACAATAAGATCCGCAAGATTCTATGCCAGCTCCAAG ACTGCGAGAGGATCCGGACGATCTCCTTCGACGACAAGAGCAAGACGATCACCATCGTGGGGCCGTTCGACCCGCACAGGCTCGCCTGCAAGCTCCGGTGCAAGGGCGGCAAGGTGATCAGGGACATCCACATCGTGGACAACGGCGGCGGGAAGCCGCCGCAGAAGATGGcggagacgccgccgccggcgaagaaCGGCAAGCCGAAGAACAAGGACAAGCCCCCCGCTGctgagccgccaccgccaccgatgCCGCCACCTGAgcctgcgccggcgccggcgcccgagATGCCACCTCCGTCGCCGGCGCACCAGGCTCCCACCGGCCCCGACCGGGAGATTGCCGCGATGGTGCCGGCCTTCGTCGAGGAGAAGCAGCCGAACGCGAagccggcggagctcgagccgcCGCCCATGTCGCCGCCGCGGAAGGAGAGGCCGATGCCGATGGACTTCCCGACGCCGATGCCGGCGtctatgccgccgccgccggtgaaggAGCGGCCCCCGCCGCGTCCGCCCTGCAGGCCGCTGGAGCAGGCCGCGCCGGCGGAGTACGTGATACCGACGGTGGAGATCCCGtcgtggccggcgccgccggtgggGCCGTGCGGGTGCCCCTGCTGCGCGCCGTGCTACCAGGGCTACTACGAGGGGtgccggtgctgctgctgcggcaggACGTACgcgcagccgctgccgccgccggcggggtgcGGCTACAGGGGCTGCCGGACCTTCAGCGACGAGGACCCCACGGCGGCGTGCACCATCATGTGA
- the LOC120685141 gene encoding uncharacterized protein LOC120685141 — protein MEQFLAAQMQLLQNLTTTVANMQAQQNQQAPHAAPQPRDKHRDLMSHHPPTYSHSVDPLDADDWLEIISKKLDITQCTDRERVLYASGRLEGSAADWWDAYTAAHADANTITWEEFRNSFREHHIPAGVIKLKQKEFLALKQGSMSVSEYRDKFTQLSRYAPNDVDTDAKRHDRFLDGLIGPLNYQLQSHTFPNFQTLLDKAIGLESKRKELGEQKRKFQS, from the coding sequence ATGGAGCAATTCTTGGCAGCTCAGATGCAACTGTTGCAGAACCTCACCACTACTGTTGCAAACATGCAAGCACAACAGAACCAACAAGCACCTCATGCAGCCCCACAGCCTAGAGACAAGCACAGAGACTTAATGAGTCACCACCCTCCTACTTATTCACATTCAGTGGATCCTCTAGATGCTGATGATTGGCTGGAAATTATTAGTAAGAAGCTGGATATTACACAGTGTACTGATCGTGAAAGGGTCTTGTACGCCTCAGGGCGTTTGGAGGGTTCTGCGGCCGATTGGTGGGATGCTTATACAGCAGCACACGCAGATGCCAACACCATCACCTGGGAGGAATTCAGGAATAGCTTTCGTGAACACCACATTCCAGCAGGTGTGATTAAGCTCAAACAgaaggaattcttggctctGAAGCAAGGCAGTATGTCAGTTAGTGAGTACAGGGACAAGTTCACACAATTGTCTCGTTATGCTCCTAATGATGTTGACACCGATGCAAAGAGACATGATCGTTTTCTGGATGGTTTGATAGGGCCACTCAACTATCAGCTGCAGAGTCACACCTTTCCTAACTTCCAGACATTGCTAGATAAAGCTATAGGCTTGGagagcaagcgcaaggaactGGGTGAACAGAAGCGCAAGTTCCAGTCATAG
- the LOC120686396 gene encoding vacuolar protein sorting-associated protein 26A-like: MNYIIGAFKPPCDIFVTFSDERTRKQVAIKKDNGKTATVPAFQSLETIAGEVSIAPVPGKRLEHTSIKIELLGQIELYFDKGNFYDFTSLVRELEVPGEIYERKTYPFEFATVEMPYETYNGTNVRLRYILKVTIGRNYVGNIVETRDFCVRNYSPVPTINNSIKMEVGIEDCLHIEFEYSKSKYHLKDVIVGKIYFLLVRIKIKNMELEIRRRESTGSGPNTYIETETLAKFELMDGAPVRGESIPVRLFLTPYELTPTYRNINNKFSVKYYLNLVLVDEEDRRYFKQQEITMYRLVETPESS, translated from the exons ATG AATTACATCATCGGCGCCTTCAAGCCGCCTTGCGACATCTTCGTCACCTTCTCCGATGAGAGGACCCGGAAGCAG GTGGCAATTAAGAAGGACAACGGGAAGACGGCCACGGTGCCAGCCTTCCAGAGCCTGGAGACCATCGCTGGAGAG GTGTCCATTGCTCCGGTCCCTGGTAAAAGGCTCGAGCACACCAGTATTAAGATCGAGCTGCTGGGTCAGATAG AGCTATATTTTGACAAAGGCAATTTCTACGACTTCACTTCATTAG TGCGCGAGTTAGAGGTTCCTGGTGAGATCTACGAAAGAAAGACTTACCCGTTTGAGTTTGCTACTGTTGAAATGCCATATGAGACATATAATGGAACAAATGTCAGATTAAG ATACATATTGAAAGTGACAATTGGCAGAAATTATGTCGGCAATATTGTGGAAACCCGGGATTTCTGT GTAAGGAACTACTCTCCTGTTCCCACAATTAACAATAGCATCAAG ATGGAAGTTGGAATTGAAGATTGCTTGCACATTGAATTTGAGTACAGCAAAAGCAA GTACCATCTCAAGGATGTCATTGTAGGAAAGATTTATTTTCTTCTAGTCAGAATAAAGATAAAGAACATGGAGCTTGAGATTCGTCGGCGTGAATCTACGGGATCTGGTCCTAATACATATATTGAGACTGAGACACTAGCAAAATTTGAGCTGATGGATGGTGCCCCAGTTAGAG GAGAATCTATTCCAGTAAGGCTATTCTTGACTCCTTATGAGCTGACCCCAACTTACCGCAATATAAATAATAAGTTCAGCGTCAAGTACTACCTGAATCTGGTCCTTGTTGATGAGGAAGACAGAAGGTATTTTAAGCAGCAAGAGATCACCATGTATCGCCTTGTTGAAACTCCAGAATCTTCATAG
- the LOC120685361 gene encoding E3 ubiquitin-protein ligase At3g02290-like: protein MGAFCSCLQPDYSDHHGNHTSSAFRNCMCLRCFTQQLINAYTVLFRAGAVHSVSQSIEATPVDSTESSFDTYRSPPRPLPYDDPRFSPPARDWLRHESPSHSPEESEPLRANGDDEEMETPSRIDKASKTNYDTKMKICSSAYGDKVPPKGHGNYFSYFSPSAEDEDVCPTCLEDYTSENPRILMHCSHHFHLGCIYEWMERSEACPVCGNKMEFDETT from the exons ATGGGAGCTTTCTGTTCGTGCCTGCAACCTGATTATTCTGACCACCATGGGAACCACACTTCCTCGGCGTTTAGGAACTGCATGTGCCTCAGATGTTTTACCCAGCAGCTCATCAATGCG TACACTGTTTTGTTCCGAGCTGGAGCAGTGCACTCTGTTTCTCAGTCTATAGAAGCCACCCCAGTGGATTCAACTGAAAGTTCCTTTGATACATATCGTTCGCCCCCAAGACCGCTGCCCTATGACGATCCACGATTTTCCCCTCCTGCTCGTGACTGGTTAAGGCATGAGAGCCCAAGCCATTCCCCAGAGGAATCAGAACCGCTTAGAGCAAATGGTGATGATGAGGAAATGGAAACACCAAGCAGAATTGACAAGGCAAGTAAAACAAACTATGACACAAAAATGAAGATATGCAGCTCTGCTTATGGAGATAAGGTACCACCAAAGGGCCATGGAAATTACTTCAGCTACTTCTCCCCATCTGCTGAAGATGAAGATGTCTGCCCAACATGTCTTGAAG ATTATACGTCTGAGAACCCCAGGATACTGATGCATTGCTCACACCATTTCCACCTTGGCTGTATCTATGAGTGGATGGAAAGAAGTGAGGCATGCCCTGTCTGTGGAAAT